Proteins from a single region of Gasterosteus aculeatus chromosome Y, fGasAcu3.hap1.1, whole genome shotgun sequence:
- the LOC120812733 gene encoding kelch domain-containing protein 10-like isoform X2 produces MSSPEREGNINQLNRFEKLSWRPLSRDSRHSVPPARSGHRCVADSTNLYVFGGYNPDFEEAGGSENEDYPLFRELWRFHFVTATWQQVQTEGYMPTELALMSAVFHGNNLLVFGGTGIPFGENNGNDVHVCNVQYKRWNLLNCRGKKPNKVYGQAMVIINGCLYVFGGTTGYLYSTDLHRLDLTTQEWTQLKPNNAPSDLPEERYRHELAHDGQRIYILGGGTSLMSYSLDKIHAYNLETNYWEEMVTQPHGRIGFPAARRCHSCVQVKDEVFICGGYNGELILSDLWKINLQTFQWTKLLAAMPEPAYFHCAAVTPAGCMYVHGGVVNMYGNRRSGSLYKVWLVVPNLLELTWEKLLKTFPHLAQLSTLQLLSMGLTQTLIQRLK; encoded by the exons ATGTCGTCGCCCGAACGCGAAGGAAACATCAATCAGCTCAATAGGTTTGAGAAACTGTCGTGGAGACCCCTCAGCCGCGACTCCC GACATAGCGTTCCCCCGGCCCGGAGCGGACACCGCTGCGTCGCGGACAGCACCAACCTGTATGTGTTTGGAGGCTACAACCCAGATTTTGAGGAGGCGGGCGGGTCAGAGAATGAGGACTACCCTCTTTTCAGGGAGCTTTGGCGATTTCATTTTGTCACGGCCACCTGGCAACAAGTCCAGACGGAGGGTTACATGCCCACAGAGCTGGCCTTGATGTCAG ctGTTTTCCATGGCAACAACCTGCTGGTATTTGGCGGCACTGGGATTCCATTCGGTGAAAACAACGGCAATGACGTCCATGTTTGTAATGTTCAGTACAAAAGATGGAACCTGCTCAACTGCAGGGGGAAGAAACCCAACAAGGTCTACGGACAG GCCATGGTCATCATCAATGGCTGCCTCTACGTGTTTGGTGGGACAACAGGCTACCTTTACAGTACTGACCTGCACAGGCTGGACCTGACCACCCAAGAGTGGACCCAGCTCAAACCCAACAATGCACCATCAGATCTACCGGAGGAGAG GTACAGACACGAACTAGCTCATGATGGACAGAGAATATACATTTTAGGAGGTGGGACTTCCTTGATGTCATATTCACTGGACAAG ATTCATGCATATAACTTGGAGACAAATTACTGGGAGGAAATGGTCACCCAACCCCACGGAAGAATAG GATTTCCTGCTGCTCGCCGTTGTCACAGCTGTGTGCAGGTCAAAGATG AGGTGTTTATATGTGGGGGTTATAACGGAGAGCTGATCCTCTCCGACCTGTGGAAAATCAACCTGCAGACATTTCAGTGGACCAAGCTGCTTGCAGCGATGCCTGAACCGGCCTATTTTCACTGTGCTGCAGTCACTCCG GCGGGCTGCATGTATGTGCACGGTGGTGTCGTCAACATGTATGGGAACAGAAGGTCCGGCTCCTTGTACAAAGTGTGGTTGGTGGTGCCCAACCTGCTGGAGCTGACCTGGGAGAAACTGCTGAAGACGTTCCCTCACTTAGCTCAGCTGTCCACGCTTCAGCTGCTCAGCATGGGACTGACACAGACGTTAATCCAGCGGCTGAAATGA
- the LOC144391095 gene encoding zona pellucida sperm-binding protein 4-like translates to MAKLATSSVALAVLGCVLWTVVNAQIPNWSPHPHPKGYPWPPHPPHRPNPPPEDPTIPPPPPPPPHPYPPIWPPHQHHQHQGPFYPKYDQEQGTKTPQTTQTQILDPNVKPVQSCDVDKNVRVPCGLPGISATGCGAINCCFDGSQCFYGKAVTVQCTKDGQFIVVVARDATLPSIDLESISLLGDGPNCKYVDSNSAFVIYNFPVNACGTVVTEEPGVIIYENRMTSAYEVELGPRGVITRDSHFQLLFQARYIGTSVETLVVEILPLRDPPLPVTAFGPIRVALRLANGQCSTKGCNEVDAAYTFFYSDADYPVTKILREPVYVEVELLEKTDPNLVLTLGRCWTTTTPNPHSLPQWDILVNECPYTDDRYLSSLVPVTPSSVTGVFSHYRRFFFTFVEPKSKKALTEQVYIHCSTAVCLARPGSSCEPACHRKGKRDVQAADQERADPKVVVSVGPVELNAQ, encoded by the exons ATGGCAAAGCTGGCCACCTCTTCTGTGGCACTAGCAGTGCTAGGGTGCGTACTATGGACCGTGGTAAATGCTCAAATCCCAAATTGGTCTCCACATCCTCATCCAAAGGGATACCCATGGCCTCCTCATCCACCACATCGACCAAACCCGCCTCCTGAAGATCCAAcgattcctccacctcctccacctcctccacatcCATATCCACCAATCTGGCCTcctcatcaacatcatcaacatcaagGTCCATTTTACCCAAAATATGATCAGGAACAGGGCACTAAAAcaccacagacaacacagacacagattctCGATCCAAATGTGAAGCCTGTCCAGAGTTGTGACGTGGATAAAAACGTGAGAGTCCCATGTGGACTTCCTGGCATCTCCGCTACTGGATGTGGAGCCATAAACTGCTGCTTTGACGGCAGTCAGTGCTTCTATGGAAAAGCAG TCACCGTTCAGTGCACCAAGGACGGACAGTTCATTGTCGTTGTGGCCAGAGATGCCACTCTGCCAAGCATTGACCTCGAATCAATCTCGCTTTTGGGAGATGGGCCAAACTGTAAATATGTGGACTCTAATTCAGCCTTTGTCATCTATAATTTCCCTGTTAACGCCTGTGGCACCGTTGTTACG GAAGAACCTGGTGTTATAATCTATGAGAACAGAATGACCTCCGCATACGAAGTTGAACTTGGGCCTCGTGGAGTCATTACCAGAGACAGTCACTTTCA ATTGCTCTTCCAGGCTAGGTACATCGGTACCTCTGTTGAAACTTTGGTTGTAGAAATATTACCCCTTAGAGACCCTCCCCTACCAGTTACCGCTTTTGGACCAATCAGAGTAGCCCTGAGGTTGGCTAATGGACAATGCTCTACAAAGGGTTGCAATGAGG TGGATGCGGCCTATACATTTTTCTATTCGGATGCTGACTATCCTGTGACTAAAATACTGAGGGAACCTGTGTACGTGGAAGTTGAACTCCTTGAAAAGACGGATCCAAACCTTGTCCTGACTCTTGGACGTTGTTGGACAACCACAACCCCCAATCCTCACAGTTTGCCCCAGTGGGACATTCTGGTTAACGA gtgtCCGTACACAGATGATCGCTACTTGTCCTCACTGGTGCCCGTCACTCCCTCTTCTGTTACGGGCGTGTTCAGTCACTACAGACGTTTCTTTTTTACCTTCGTGGAGCCCAAATCAAAGAAGGCTCTGACTGAACAG GTATACATTCACTGCAGTACAGCTGTGTGCCTTGCGAGACCGGGCTCCTCTTGCGAACCAGCATGCCACAGAAAGGGTAAGAGAGACGTCCAGGCTGCGGACCAGGAGAGGGCTGATCCGAAGGTCGTGGTGTCCGTTGGACCGGTGGAGCTGAATGCGCAGTAA
- the LOC120812724 gene encoding transmembrane protein 263-like produces the protein MSEMPEDMPAYLNDEPVSTDDNENKDYTLAQPGMFGRLAGGLYGATKGALGATVGGVTWIGGKSLDLTKTTVCSVAALPGIGVGLVKGGVCAVAGGVTAVGSAVVSKVPIGGGKKKDKSD, from the exons ATGAGCGAGATGCCCGAGGACATGCCTGCATACCTCAATGATGAGCCAGTATCTACAG ACGACAACGAAAACAAGGATTATACTCTGGCGCAGCCGGGCATGTTCGGCAGGTTGGCGGGGGGCTTGTACGGTGCCACCAAGGGAGCTTTAGGGGCGACCGTGGGCGGCGTGACGTGGATAGGAGGAAAGAGTCTGGACCTCACCAAGACCACGGTGTGCTCGGTAGCCGCTCTGCCCGGGATCGGAGTGGGTCTGGtcaaaggaggagtgtgtgcggtAGCCGGGGGAGTGACTGCTGTGGGCTCTGCGGTGGTCAGCAAAGTTCCCATAGGAGGAGGCAAAAAGAAGGACAAGTCCGactga
- the LOC120812733 gene encoding kelch domain-containing protein 10-like isoform X1: MSSPEREGNINQLNRFEKLSWRPLSRDSRSKKRARWLQARRIFSPSCPNLRIPNRFLREGHSVPPARSGHRCVADSTNLYVFGGYNPDFEEAGGSENEDYPLFRELWRFHFVTATWQQVQTEGYMPTELALMSAVFHGNNLLVFGGTGIPFGENNGNDVHVCNVQYKRWNLLNCRGKKPNKVYGQAMVIINGCLYVFGGTTGYLYSTDLHRLDLTTQEWTQLKPNNAPSDLPEERYRHELAHDGQRIYILGGGTSLMSYSLDKIHAYNLETNYWEEMVTQPHGRIGFPAARRCHSCVQVKDEVFICGGYNGELILSDLWKINLQTFQWTKLLAAMPEPAYFHCAAVTPAGCMYVHGGVVNMYGNRRSGSLYKVWLVVPNLLELTWEKLLKTFPHLAQLSTLQLLSMGLTQTLIQRLK, encoded by the exons ATGTCGTCGCCCGAACGCGAAGGAAACATCAATCAGCTCAATAGGTTTGAGAAACTGTCGTGGAGACCCCTCAGCCGCGACTCCC GCTCCAAGAAGCGGGCACGGTGGCTTCAGGCTCGGCGCATCTTCTCCCCTTCCTGCCCTAACCTGCGGATCCCCAACAGGTTTCTAAGAGAAG GACATAGCGTTCCCCCGGCCCGGAGCGGACACCGCTGCGTCGCGGACAGCACCAACCTGTATGTGTTTGGAGGCTACAACCCAGATTTTGAGGAGGCGGGCGGGTCAGAGAATGAGGACTACCCTCTTTTCAGGGAGCTTTGGCGATTTCATTTTGTCACGGCCACCTGGCAACAAGTCCAGACGGAGGGTTACATGCCCACAGAGCTGGCCTTGATGTCAG ctGTTTTCCATGGCAACAACCTGCTGGTATTTGGCGGCACTGGGATTCCATTCGGTGAAAACAACGGCAATGACGTCCATGTTTGTAATGTTCAGTACAAAAGATGGAACCTGCTCAACTGCAGGGGGAAGAAACCCAACAAGGTCTACGGACAG GCCATGGTCATCATCAATGGCTGCCTCTACGTGTTTGGTGGGACAACAGGCTACCTTTACAGTACTGACCTGCACAGGCTGGACCTGACCACCCAAGAGTGGACCCAGCTCAAACCCAACAATGCACCATCAGATCTACCGGAGGAGAG GTACAGACACGAACTAGCTCATGATGGACAGAGAATATACATTTTAGGAGGTGGGACTTCCTTGATGTCATATTCACTGGACAAG ATTCATGCATATAACTTGGAGACAAATTACTGGGAGGAAATGGTCACCCAACCCCACGGAAGAATAG GATTTCCTGCTGCTCGCCGTTGTCACAGCTGTGTGCAGGTCAAAGATG AGGTGTTTATATGTGGGGGTTATAACGGAGAGCTGATCCTCTCCGACCTGTGGAAAATCAACCTGCAGACATTTCAGTGGACCAAGCTGCTTGCAGCGATGCCTGAACCGGCCTATTTTCACTGTGCTGCAGTCACTCCG GCGGGCTGCATGTATGTGCACGGTGGTGTCGTCAACATGTATGGGAACAGAAGGTCCGGCTCCTTGTACAAAGTGTGGTTGGTGGTGCCCAACCTGCTGGAGCTGACCTGGGAGAAACTGCTGAAGACGTTCCCTCACTTAGCTCAGCTGTCCACGCTTCAGCTGCTCAGCATGGGACTGACACAGACGTTAATCCAGCGGCTGAAATGA
- the LOC120812734 gene encoding uncharacterized protein LOC120812734 encodes MSSRRRRPAEQLHGVFAPTFSKAYGNLVCDACTNSPGTNGTNSSQFVCRNCHYDLSNGTLFHNHVESLLIMATLLTSACADLATEHIQPILNQPNVSQYFIGVTFLAMVPEIPEIVNGIQFALQNNISLSLEVGSCIAVQVCMLQIPILVLFNACYDVGFVLLLSDIHLWASIFSVILVNYIFMDGKSDYFQGTALVVVFLILLALYFFAPSPPGC; translated from the exons ATGAGCAGCCGCAGAAGGAGGCCCGCCGAGCAGCTACACG GTGTGTTTGCACCCACGTTCTCCAAAGCTTATGGAAATCTGGTGTGTGACGCTTGCACCAACTCGCCCGGAACAAACGGCACAAACAGCAGTCAGTTCGTCTGCCGCAACTGCCACTACGATCTG AGCAATGGTACATTGTTCCACAACCACGTTGA GTCTCTGCTCATCATGGCCACTTTGCTCACGTCTGCTTGTGCGGATCTCGCCACCGAGCACATCCAGCCAATTCTGAACCAGCCCAACGTCTCTCAG TATTTCATTGGCGTGACATTTCTTGCAATGGTTCCTGAGATCCCAGAGATTGTGAATGGGATTCAGTTTGCCCTCCAAAACAATATCAGTCTCAG CTTGGAGGTGGGAAGCTGCATTGCTGTTCAGGTCTGCATGCTGCAGATTCCAATCCTCGTATTATTTAATGCCTGCTAT GACGTGGGATTTGTGCTATTGTTGAGTGACATACACCTGTGGGCGAGTATCTTCAGTGTGATTCTTGTAAACTACATCTTCATGGACGGCAAGTCGGATTATTTCCAGG GCACAGCTCTGGTGGTCGTATTCCTCATTCTGCTGGCTCTGTATTTCTTTGCTCCATCTCCACCGGGCTGCTGA